A part of Streptomyces sp. NBC_01210 genomic DNA contains:
- the argJ gene encoding bifunctional glutamate N-acetyltransferase/amino-acid acetyltransferase ArgJ — translation MTVTAAQGFLASGVAAGIKESGDPDLALVVNRGPSRTAAGVFTSNRVQAAPVTWSRRVLADGRISGVVLNSGGANACTGPAGAEDTRVMAEHTARAVGVGPDEIAVCSTGLIGVPLPMDRVTAGIDAAAGRLSPERGVEAAVAIRTTDSVHKTAVVAGPGWTVGGMAKGAGMLAPGLATMLVVLTTDADVTGAALDSALREAVRTTFDRVDSDGCMSTNDTVLLLASGASGVAPDPDAFAEAVHSVCLDLARQLVADAEGASKEIEVEVIGAASEADAVTVGRSVARNNLLKCALHGEDPNWGRVLSAIGTTSAVFDPDRLDVAINGVWVCRDGAAGESRDKVDLSGRRITIAIDLRSGEASAVIWTNDLTAEYVHENSAYSS, via the coding sequence GTGACCGTGACTGCTGCACAGGGATTCCTCGCGAGCGGTGTGGCCGCCGGGATCAAGGAGTCCGGTGATCCCGACCTGGCCCTGGTGGTGAACCGAGGTCCGTCGCGCACGGCTGCCGGGGTGTTCACCTCCAACCGGGTCCAGGCCGCTCCGGTCACCTGGTCCCGGCGGGTGCTGGCCGACGGCCGGATCTCCGGGGTCGTACTCAACTCCGGTGGGGCCAACGCGTGTACGGGGCCTGCGGGCGCCGAGGACACGCGCGTGATGGCCGAACACACAGCGCGGGCCGTGGGGGTGGGTCCGGACGAGATCGCGGTGTGTTCCACCGGACTCATCGGCGTCCCGCTGCCGATGGACCGGGTCACGGCGGGAATTGACGCTGCCGCGGGGCGGCTGTCGCCCGAGCGGGGCGTGGAGGCGGCCGTCGCGATCAGGACGACGGATTCGGTGCACAAGACGGCGGTGGTCGCCGGACCCGGATGGACGGTTGGCGGTATGGCGAAGGGTGCCGGCATGCTCGCGCCCGGGCTGGCCACCATGCTCGTGGTGCTCACGACGGACGCCGATGTGACCGGGGCGGCGCTCGACTCCGCGCTGCGGGAGGCGGTCCGTACCACATTCGACCGGGTGGACTCGGACGGCTGCATGTCCACCAACGACACCGTGCTGCTGCTCGCGTCGGGCGCCTCCGGGGTCGCGCCCGATCCGGACGCCTTCGCCGAGGCGGTGCACAGCGTATGCCTGGATCTGGCACGGCAGTTGGTCGCGGACGCGGAGGGCGCCTCCAAGGAGATCGAGGTGGAGGTCATCGGCGCGGCGTCGGAGGCGGATGCCGTGACGGTGGGCCGGTCCGTGGCCAGGAACAATCTGCTCAAGTGCGCGCTGCACGGCGAGGACCCGAACTGGGGCCGGGTGCTGTCGGCGATCGGTACGACGTCCGCCGTGTTCGACCCCGACCGCCTGGATGTGGCCATCAACGGCGTCTGGGTGTGCCGGGACGGCGCGGCGGGCGAGTCCCGCGACAAGGTCGACTTGTCGGGGCGTCGGATCACGATCGCGATCGATCTGCGCTCCGGTGAGGCATCAGCGGTGATCTGGACCAATGATCTCACCGCCGAGTACGTCCACGAGAACAGCGCGTACAGCTCGTGA
- the argC gene encoding N-acetyl-gamma-glutamyl-phosphate reductase — MTVRVAVAGASGYAGGEILRLLVSHPGVEIGVVAAHSSAGRTLGEVQPHLAALADRVLVETSAASLGGHDVVFLALPHGQSAALADQLGAERLIVDCGADFRLRDPVDWERFYGSTHAGTWPYGLPELPGAREELKGATRVAVPGCYPTAVTLALYPAFAASLVEPEAVIVAASGASGAGRAAKPHLLGSEVMGSMSPYGVGGGHRHTPELTQNLSRVAGERVAVSFTPTLAPMARGILATCSARLRPGAGAGTREVRAAYEAAYADEPFVRLLPSGQWPSTAAVLGSNTTQVQVAVDEQTGRLISVSAIDNLTKGTAGGAVQSMNVALGLPEGLGLPTNGVAP; from the coding sequence ATGACGGTACGGGTCGCGGTGGCCGGAGCGAGCGGCTACGCAGGAGGGGAGATCCTGCGTCTGCTGGTGTCACATCCCGGCGTGGAGATCGGGGTGGTGGCCGCGCACAGCAGCGCGGGCCGCACGCTCGGAGAGGTACAGCCGCACCTGGCCGCGCTCGCGGACCGGGTACTCGTGGAGACCTCGGCCGCGTCGCTCGGCGGGCACGACGTGGTCTTCCTGGCCCTGCCTCACGGCCAGTCGGCGGCGCTCGCGGATCAGTTGGGCGCCGAAAGGCTGATCGTGGACTGCGGCGCGGACTTCCGGCTGCGCGACCCGGTCGACTGGGAGCGGTTCTACGGCTCCACTCATGCCGGCACCTGGCCTTACGGACTGCCCGAACTCCCAGGGGCGCGAGAAGAGCTGAAGGGCGCGACCCGGGTTGCCGTACCCGGCTGCTATCCGACCGCGGTGACCCTGGCGCTGTACCCGGCCTTCGCCGCCAGCCTCGTGGAGCCGGAGGCGGTGATCGTCGCGGCTAGCGGAGCCTCGGGAGCGGGCCGCGCGGCCAAACCCCATCTGCTCGGCTCCGAAGTGATGGGCTCGATGAGCCCGTACGGAGTCGGCGGCGGCCACCGGCACACACCGGAGCTGACGCAGAACCTGTCGCGAGTTGCGGGCGAGCGGGTGGCCGTGTCGTTCACGCCGACCCTGGCACCGATGGCCCGAGGCATCCTCGCCACCTGCTCGGCGCGCCTGCGTCCGGGAGCCGGCGCCGGTACCCGCGAGGTGCGGGCGGCGTACGAAGCCGCCTACGCCGACGAGCCGTTCGTCCGGCTGCTGCCGTCCGGGCAGTGGCCGTCGACCGCCGCCGTACTCGGCTCCAACACCACGCAGGTGCAGGTGGCGGTGGACGAGCAGACCGGTCGCCTGATCTCCGTGAGCGCGATCGACAACCTTACCAAGGGCACGGCGGGTGGCGCGGTGCAGAGCATGAATGTCGCCCTCGGCCTGCCGGAAGGGCTGGGCCTGCCGACGAATGGAGTGGCTCCGTGA
- a CDS encoding DUF3037 domain-containing protein, with protein sequence MSERDVFEYALLRVVPRVERGECFNAGVVVYCRAKSFVAARTHLDEVKLKALDPRADVTGVRAALHAVEGVCRGGEDAGQAARDDAGRRFRWLIAPRSTVVQPGPVHTGLTADPEAEVERLLDLLVR encoded by the coding sequence GTGAGTGAACGCGATGTCTTCGAGTACGCGCTGCTGCGCGTGGTGCCGCGCGTCGAGCGCGGCGAATGCTTCAACGCGGGGGTGGTGGTCTACTGCCGCGCCAAGTCCTTCGTGGCCGCGCGTACCCATCTGGACGAGGTGAAACTCAAGGCGCTGGACCCCCGCGCCGATGTCACCGGTGTGCGTGCCGCGCTGCACGCCGTCGAGGGCGTCTGCCGCGGCGGCGAGGACGCGGGCCAGGCCGCGCGGGACGATGCCGGACGCCGCTTCCGGTGGCTGATCGCACCGCGCTCCACCGTCGTACAGCCGGGCCCGGTCCACACCGGACTCACGGCCGATCCAGAGGCCGAGGTGGAGCGGCTGCTCGACCTGCTGGTGCGCTGA
- a CDS encoding ABC transporter substrate-binding protein: MFYRTCLQAAAALASISLLAGCSLFSGESTEREQKITVGTMSEPTTLDPAAAWDGSWELLSNVFQTLVSFPSGVTTPQPDAAQSCRFTNPSNKVFECELKPGLAFSNGDKLDAAAVKYSIERIQKIDAKGGPNGLLGSLGKVETAGDRIVKFSLKTADATFPFILATPAMSIVPPKEYPADKLREDGGLTGSGPYVLKSYKKGDRAELTKNSEYKGFAKLENDAVDIRYFQDSDVMVGALKKKEIDAIYRGLTAAEVVKFQSKQPEYDSLQLVETVGADIRYLVFNSKDPMAGKIAVRRAIAQVIDRDALVAKVYQGTAEPLYSMVPKGIFGHTTELFDRYGEPDVNKARVILRGAGITKPVPLTFGYSSDRYGSASKPEFAELKRQLDASGLFKITVEGRPEKDFQKAYKAGEYPVFGRGWFPDFPDPDNFVAPFVGEKNALSIPYQSPEITDQLLPASRRESDRGAVTKEFERAQEIFGDDVRLLPLWQGKMYVASSEEIGGGELAINPQTFMQMWQLYRKASW, encoded by the coding sequence GTGTTCTACCGGACCTGTCTGCAGGCCGCTGCAGCCCTAGCGTCCATATCTCTGCTGGCCGGATGCAGCCTGTTTTCGGGTGAGAGCACCGAGCGCGAGCAGAAGATTACGGTCGGTACGATGAGTGAGCCCACCACCCTCGACCCGGCCGCAGCCTGGGACGGCTCATGGGAATTGCTGAGTAATGTCTTCCAGACGCTGGTCAGCTTCCCGTCCGGCGTCACAACGCCGCAGCCCGACGCCGCGCAATCCTGCCGCTTCACCAACCCCAGCAACAAGGTCTTCGAGTGCGAGCTGAAGCCCGGCCTTGCCTTCTCTAACGGTGACAAGCTCGACGCGGCGGCGGTCAAGTATTCCATCGAGCGGATCCAGAAGATCGATGCGAAGGGTGGCCCCAACGGATTGCTCGGCTCTCTCGGCAAGGTCGAGACCGCCGGCGACCGCATCGTGAAGTTCAGCCTCAAGACGGCGGACGCCACGTTCCCGTTCATCCTGGCCACGCCCGCCATGTCGATCGTCCCGCCCAAGGAGTACCCGGCGGACAAGCTCCGCGAGGACGGCGGGCTGACCGGTTCGGGGCCGTACGTCCTGAAGTCGTACAAGAAGGGCGACCGGGCAGAGCTGACCAAGAACTCCGAGTACAAAGGGTTCGCCAAGCTCGAGAACGACGCCGTCGACATCCGCTACTTCCAGGACTCCGACGTGATGGTCGGAGCCCTCAAGAAGAAGGAGATCGACGCGATCTACCGTGGTCTGACCGCGGCGGAGGTCGTCAAGTTTCAGTCGAAGCAGCCGGAGTACGACAGCCTCCAGCTCGTCGAGACGGTCGGCGCCGACATCCGCTACCTCGTCTTCAATTCCAAGGACCCCATGGCGGGCAAGATCGCCGTACGCCGTGCGATCGCCCAGGTCATCGACCGCGACGCGCTGGTCGCCAAGGTCTACCAGGGCACGGCCGAGCCGCTGTACTCCATGGTCCCCAAGGGTATTTTCGGCCACACCACCGAGTTGTTCGACCGCTATGGCGAGCCGGATGTGAACAAGGCGCGGGTCATCCTCAGGGGCGCTGGCATCACCAAGCCGGTGCCGCTGACGTTCGGGTACTCCTCCGACCGTTACGGCTCCGCCTCCAAGCCCGAGTTCGCCGAGCTCAAGCGGCAGCTCGACGCCTCCGGCCTGTTCAAGATCACGGTGGAGGGCAGGCCCGAGAAGGACTTCCAGAAGGCCTACAAGGCCGGCGAGTACCCCGTCTTCGGACGCGGCTGGTTCCCCGACTTCCCGGACCCGGACAACTTTGTCGCGCCGTTCGTCGGCGAGAAGAACGCGCTCAGTATTCCGTACCAGAGCCCCGAGATCACCGACCAGCTGCTGCCCGCGTCCCGGCGCGAGAGTGACCGCGGTGCGGTGACCAAGGAGTTCGAGCGGGCGCAGGAGATCTTC
- a CDS encoding acetylornithine transaminase, giving the protein MTAETADRPVLTDRWRAVMMDNYGTPPLALVRGEGSTVWDESGRAYLDFTGGIAVNTLGHAHPGVVSAVSAQIARLGHISNLYVAEPPVALAEQLLRLMGRAGRVFFSNSGTEAVEAAFKIARRTGRPRLVATQGGFHGRTMGALALTGQPAKRGPFLPLPGEVSHVPFGDAAMLRAAVTEETAAVFIEPVQGEAGVLPAPEGYLRAAREITRATGTLLVLDEVQTGIGRTGRWFAHQAVEGADPDVVTLAKGLGGGLPIGATVAFGAAADLLTPGQHGSTFGGNPVACAAGIAVLETIETEGLLAHVARVGERLRCGVEGLTHPLVSHVRGAGLLLGVVLTEPVAPRVQKAAQDAGFLVNATGPTTVRLAPALTVRETQVDELIAALPGILDA; this is encoded by the coding sequence ATGACCGCCGAGACAGCGGACCGCCCAGTTCTCACGGATCGCTGGCGTGCCGTGATGATGGACAACTACGGCACTCCGCCGCTGGCTCTGGTCAGGGGCGAGGGCAGCACCGTATGGGACGAATCCGGGCGCGCGTACCTCGATTTCACCGGCGGGATCGCCGTGAACACACTGGGGCACGCCCACCCCGGCGTGGTGTCGGCAGTGAGCGCCCAGATCGCCCGGCTGGGTCACATCTCCAATCTGTACGTCGCCGAGCCTCCGGTCGCGCTGGCCGAACAGCTGTTGCGGCTGATGGGAAGGGCGGGACGGGTGTTCTTCTCGAACTCCGGGACGGAAGCGGTCGAAGCGGCGTTCAAGATCGCCCGACGGACGGGGCGGCCGCGTCTCGTCGCGACCCAGGGCGGCTTCCACGGCCGCACCATGGGCGCGCTTGCCCTCACGGGGCAGCCCGCGAAACGTGGACCGTTCCTGCCGCTGCCGGGCGAGGTGTCCCATGTGCCGTTCGGTGACGCGGCGATGCTGCGGGCGGCGGTCACGGAGGAGACGGCGGCCGTCTTCATCGAGCCGGTGCAGGGTGAGGCCGGTGTGCTCCCGGCACCCGAGGGGTATCTGCGCGCGGCCCGTGAGATCACCCGGGCCACCGGCACGCTGCTCGTACTGGACGAGGTCCAGACCGGGATCGGTCGCACCGGTCGCTGGTTCGCACATCAGGCGGTGGAGGGCGCGGACCCGGATGTGGTGACGCTGGCCAAGGGGCTGGGCGGGGGGCTGCCGATCGGCGCCACGGTGGCGTTCGGCGCGGCGGCCGACCTGCTGACACCGGGTCAGCACGGCTCGACCTTCGGCGGCAACCCGGTGGCGTGCGCGGCCGGGATCGCCGTACTGGAGACCATCGAGACCGAGGGGCTCCTCGCCCATGTCGCACGCGTGGGTGAGCGGCTGCGGTGCGGCGTCGAGGGTCTGACGCATCCCCTGGTGAGCCATGTCCGGGGCGCTGGGCTGCTGCTCGGCGTTGTCCTCACCGAACCGGTCGCACCACGCGTACAGAAGGCAGCGCAGGACGCCGGCTTCCTCGTCAATGCCACCGGCCCCACGACGGTGCGGCTGGCTCCGGCGCTGACCGTCCGCGAGACGCAGGTGGACGAGCTGATCGCGGCGCTGCCGGGCATCCTCGACGCCTGA
- the fabG gene encoding 3-oxoacyl-ACP reductase FabG, giving the protein MSTTEQRVAVVTGGARGIGAATGVRLAAEGRAVAVLDLDEAACKDTVEKITAAGGKALAVGCDVSDSAQVEAAVARVAAELGAPTILVNNAGVLRDNLLFKMSESDWDIVMNVHLKGAFLMAKACQKHMVDAGFGRIVSLSSSSALGNRGQANYSAVKAGLQGLTKTLAKELGKFGITANAVAPGFIVTEMTGQTAARIGMGFEEFQAAAATQIPVQRVGWPEDIANAIAFFTGEEAGFVSGQVMYVAGGPLN; this is encoded by the coding sequence ATGTCCACCACCGAGCAGCGCGTCGCCGTCGTGACCGGGGGCGCGCGCGGGATTGGCGCCGCCACCGGGGTACGGCTGGCGGCGGAAGGCCGCGCTGTAGCCGTGCTCGACCTCGACGAGGCGGCCTGCAAGGACACCGTCGAGAAGATCACCGCGGCGGGCGGCAAGGCCCTCGCGGTCGGCTGCGACGTGTCCGACAGCGCCCAGGTGGAGGCCGCCGTGGCGCGCGTCGCCGCCGAGCTCGGCGCGCCCACGATCCTCGTCAACAACGCGGGGGTGCTGCGCGACAACCTGCTCTTCAAGATGAGCGAGTCCGACTGGGACATCGTGATGAACGTGCACCTCAAGGGCGCGTTCCTGATGGCCAAGGCCTGCCAGAAGCACATGGTGGACGCCGGATTCGGCCGTATCGTCTCGCTCTCCTCCAGCTCGGCGCTCGGCAACCGCGGCCAGGCGAACTACTCCGCGGTCAAGGCCGGTCTGCAGGGCCTCACCAAGACCCTCGCCAAGGAGCTCGGCAAGTTCGGCATCACCGCCAACGCCGTCGCCCCCGGATTCATCGTCACCGAGATGACGGGTCAGACGGCCGCCCGCATCGGCATGGGCTTCGAGGAGTTCCAGGCCGCCGCCGCCACCCAGATCCCGGTCCAGCGCGTCGGATGGCCCGAGGACATCGCCAACGCCATCGCCTTCTTCACGGGCGAGGAGGCCGGCTTTGTCTCCGGCCAGGTCATGTACGTGGCCGGCGGACCGCTCAACTGA
- a CDS encoding GNAT family N-acetyltransferase, translating to MITATPRPGTVPSRTTLPAPLRVRSARRGDAAALAALSRPFVRSGALRERSLSLYASDATDFLVVEAHGGTLDGCLGLRVHPADPARGRGPTGVLYNFCVSPRRQGCGAGAQLLRAALAQATAQSLYALFTATTGGGDLFIRFGFAPASAGLAPAAWANSLDPRRNSRVFARML from the coding sequence TTGATCACGGCCACCCCGCGCCCCGGCACAGTGCCGTCACGAACCACCCTGCCTGCCCCGCTCCGTGTACGGTCCGCGCGCCGCGGGGATGCCGCCGCCCTCGCGGCACTGTCCCGGCCGTTCGTACGCTCGGGAGCGCTGCGTGAGCGATCCCTTTCCCTCTACGCTTCGGACGCGACCGACTTCCTGGTGGTGGAGGCCCACGGCGGAACCCTCGACGGCTGTCTGGGCCTGCGTGTTCACCCCGCCGATCCGGCCCGCGGCCGCGGGCCCACGGGCGTTCTGTACAACTTCTGCGTCTCGCCCCGCAGGCAGGGCTGTGGGGCGGGAGCTCAGCTCCTGCGCGCGGCGCTGGCCCAAGCGACCGCCCAATCGCTGTATGCCCTGTTCACCGCGACGACCGGTGGTGGCGACCTTTTCATCCGGTTCGGCTTCGCGCCCGCCTCCGCGGGTCTCGCGCCAGCGGCCTGGGCGAACTCCCTGGACCCCCGCCGTAATTCGCGGGTTTTTGCCCGCATGCTCTGA
- the argB gene encoding acetylglutamate kinase → MVDEELKRTFAQDVVALWHAGLRPVVVHGGGPQISALLGRLDLEVRFEAGLRVTTPEIMDVVRMVLTGQVQRELVGLINSHGPFAVGMSGEDAHTMTAVRRPAWVDGEPVDIGLVGDIVEVNPHTVRALLEQGRIPVVSPVARGADGEVYNVNADLAAAAMAVALDAEKLLMLTDVEGLYANWPHSTEVIDRLTADELEKMLPELAGGMLPKMEGCLQAVRAGVPMAHVLDGRVPHTLLRRVFTGDDHSGTTVVPDEEGDA, encoded by the coding sequence ATGGTGGACGAGGAGCTGAAGCGGACCTTCGCCCAGGACGTGGTGGCACTGTGGCACGCGGGGCTGCGCCCTGTCGTCGTACACGGCGGCGGGCCGCAGATCAGTGCGCTGCTGGGCCGGCTCGACCTGGAGGTCCGCTTCGAGGCGGGGCTGCGGGTGACCACTCCGGAAATCATGGACGTGGTCCGGATGGTGTTGACGGGTCAGGTCCAGCGCGAGCTGGTCGGACTCATCAACAGCCATGGGCCGTTCGCGGTGGGGATGTCGGGCGAGGACGCGCACACCATGACGGCCGTGCGGCGGCCCGCCTGGGTGGACGGCGAGCCGGTGGACATCGGGCTGGTCGGCGACATCGTCGAGGTGAACCCGCACACCGTGCGGGCGCTGCTGGAGCAGGGCCGTATCCCGGTGGTCTCCCCCGTTGCGCGGGGCGCGGACGGCGAGGTCTACAACGTCAACGCCGATCTCGCGGCGGCGGCCATGGCGGTGGCCCTCGACGCAGAGAAGCTGCTGATGCTCACCGATGTCGAGGGGCTGTACGCGAACTGGCCGCACAGCACCGAGGTGATCGACCGTCTGACGGCGGATGAGCTGGAGAAAATGTTGCCGGAGCTGGCGGGCGGGATGCTCCCCAAGATGGAGGGATGCCTGCAGGCCGTTCGGGCGGGCGTGCCCATGGCACACGTGCTGGACGGCCGGGTGCCGCACACGCTGCTGCGGAGGGTCTTCACCGGCGACGACCACTCCGGTACCACCGTGGTTCCGGACGAGGAAGGCGACGCATGA
- a CDS encoding SDR family oxidoreductase yields MTAEVQDSGKVALVTGASRGIGYGIAEALVARGDRVCITGRGEDALKEAVEQLGSDRVIAVAGKAHDEAHQAAAVARTMEAFGRVDFLVNNAGTNPVFGPIAELDLNVARKVFETNVISALGFAQQTWKAWQKENGGAIVNIASVAGISASPFIGAYGMSKAAMVNLTLQLAHEFAPVVRVNAIAPAVIKTKFAQALYEGREAEAAAAYPLGRLGVPEDIGGAAAFLTSDQSDWITGQTLVVDGGIFLNAGVH; encoded by the coding sequence ATGACCGCAGAGGTACAGGACAGCGGAAAGGTCGCCCTGGTCACGGGCGCGAGCCGCGGTATCGGTTACGGCATCGCGGAGGCGCTCGTCGCCCGCGGCGACCGGGTGTGCATCACCGGCCGCGGTGAGGACGCGCTCAAGGAGGCCGTGGAGCAGCTCGGCTCGGACCGGGTGATCGCCGTCGCGGGCAAGGCTCATGACGAGGCCCACCAGGCGGCCGCCGTCGCGCGCACCATGGAGGCGTTCGGCCGCGTCGACTTCCTGGTCAACAACGCCGGCACGAATCCGGTCTTCGGTCCGATCGCCGAGCTCGACCTGAATGTGGCGCGCAAGGTCTTCGAGACCAATGTGATCTCGGCGCTCGGCTTCGCGCAGCAGACCTGGAAGGCCTGGCAGAAGGAGAACGGCGGTGCGATCGTGAACATCGCCTCGGTCGCCGGCATCTCCGCCTCGCCCTTCATCGGCGCGTACGGGATGAGCAAGGCGGCCATGGTCAATCTGACCCTGCAGCTCGCGCACGAGTTCGCCCCGGTCGTACGGGTCAACGCGATCGCACCCGCGGTGATCAAGACCAAGTTCGCCCAGGCGCTCTACGAGGGCCGTGAGGCGGAGGCGGCCGCGGCCTACCCGCTGGGCCGGCTCGGAGTGCCGGAGGACATCGGCGGAGCGGCCGCTTTCCTCACCTCCGACCAGTCGGACTGGATTACAGGGCAGACACTGGTGGTCGATGGAGGTATCTTCCTGAATGCCGGTGTGCACTGA
- a CDS encoding HipA family kinase: MLTEVTATRYVTPLREGGSLPGIVEADDLGTYVMKFTGAGQGRKTLVAEVICGQLGRRLGLRVPELVSIQLDPVIGLGEPDQEVQELLKASGGLNLGMDFLPGSLGFDPLAYEVDAAEAGRVVWFDALINNVDRSWRNPNMLVWHGDLWLIDHGATMIWHHNWPGAQASAAKPYDASDHALAPFRPDIASAAAELAPLVTEQLLTEVAADVPDEWLVDEPGFESTDEVRRAYVEALLPRAATIHTRISLDARTKDRPSQAPGWLTDHLTPWPHATKQDRGGAK; this comes from the coding sequence ATGCTCACGGAAGTCACCGCGACCCGCTACGTCACACCCCTACGGGAGGGCGGATCGCTGCCTGGAATTGTCGAGGCCGACGATTTGGGCACCTACGTCATGAAGTTCACCGGCGCGGGACAGGGCCGCAAGACGCTGGTCGCCGAGGTCATCTGCGGACAGCTGGGGCGTCGGCTCGGGCTGCGGGTGCCCGAGCTGGTCAGCATCCAACTGGACCCGGTCATCGGTCTCGGCGAGCCCGACCAGGAGGTGCAGGAGCTGTTGAAGGCGAGCGGCGGGCTGAACCTCGGGATGGACTTCCTGCCCGGTTCGCTCGGGTTCGATCCCCTCGCCTACGAGGTGGACGCGGCCGAGGCCGGCAGAGTCGTCTGGTTCGACGCGCTGATCAACAACGTCGACCGCTCCTGGCGCAATCCCAACATGCTGGTGTGGCACGGCGACCTGTGGCTCATCGACCACGGCGCCACCATGATCTGGCATCACAACTGGCCGGGTGCCCAGGCCTCCGCCGCCAAGCCGTACGACGCCTCGGACCATGCCCTCGCTCCCTTCCGCCCCGATATCGCATCGGCCGCCGCCGAGCTCGCTCCGCTCGTCACCGAGCAGCTGCTGACCGAGGTCGCCGCCGACGTCCCCGACGAGTGGCTGGTCGACGAGCCGGGCTTCGAGTCCACCGATGAGGTGCGCCGTGCCTATGTCGAGGCGCTGCTGCCGCGCGCCGCGACGATCCATACGCGCATCAGCCTGGATGCTCGGACCAAGGACAGGCCCTCGCAGGCCCCGGGCTGGCTGACCGATCACCTCACACCGTGGCCGCACGCCACCAAGCAGGACCGGGGCGGCGCCAAGTGA
- a CDS encoding isochorismatase family protein encodes MGLPVIGSYPMPDRSAIPPSCVPWTIDPARAALLVHDMQNHFVRAFPAERSPVVELVDNIAALRELAGTLGMPVVFSAEPAAQPPDQRGLLSDIWGPGIGPEPDAAAIVPALTPRPGEHLLANVRHNAFLRSHLGRLLRSTSRDQLIVCGVYAHLGVLLTAADAFMNDIQPFVVADAVADISAEEHAMALRWASRSGVVSTTDGLLRDLLIGRAAHGA; translated from the coding sequence ATGGGCTTGCCGGTCATCGGCTCCTATCCCATGCCCGACCGCTCCGCGATCCCTCCGTCGTGCGTTCCCTGGACGATCGATCCGGCACGGGCCGCGCTGTTGGTCCATGACATGCAGAACCACTTCGTCCGGGCGTTTCCGGCGGAACGCTCCCCCGTGGTGGAGCTCGTCGACAACATCGCCGCCCTGCGCGAACTCGCGGGCACGCTCGGCATGCCGGTCGTCTTCAGCGCCGAACCGGCTGCGCAGCCTCCCGACCAACGCGGACTGCTGAGCGACATCTGGGGTCCGGGAATCGGCCCTGAGCCCGACGCCGCCGCGATCGTCCCGGCGCTGACTCCCCGGCCCGGAGAACATCTGCTGGCCAACGTGCGCCACAACGCCTTTCTCCGCAGCCATCTCGGCCGATTGCTGCGATCCACGAGCCGCGACCAGCTGATCGTCTGTGGTGTGTATGCGCATCTCGGCGTCCTGCTGACGGCGGCGGATGCCTTCATGAACGACATACAGCCCTTCGTCGTCGCCGACGCGGTGGCCGACATCTCCGCCGAGGAACACGCCATGGCGCTGCGGTGGGCCTCGCGCAGTGGCGTGGTGTCCACCACCGACGGACTGCTGCGCGACCTCCTGATCGGCAGGGCGGCACACGGCGCATGA